The DNA window tgccattttaactgtttatttttaaaaagagaatttcagACAGTCACGGTGCAGGGGCTCTGTTGCAGCACAGAAGCTCACTGGAGATTCAAGAGAGGAAGAAGCAGACTagattttcagcttttttttttttttttcctcctctctctctctctcgaagCTGAACTGTCAAGCCACAGATTTGAACAAGGAGGCATCTGTTTCTTTCAACGATAACTCAGGTAAGCCCACACTCGTGAGAGTTCTGTGCCATTCATTCCTAGTTTTCAGGCTatgcttgaaaaagaaaaaaaaagtctaaacaAATTTGCCCTGTTTTCAGGGAAACAGAGTGATGCTAAAGTGAGGCCAGTTTGCAGGACCTGTAATCTTCTTGGGATTTGGTTTACCCAATAATGGCAAAGAGAACATTACACAAAGGGGCTGACTTGGAAGAACTTGCTCATTGACACGAGTTTTCTGTGCCATGTCGCTTGGTACAGGTTGTCAGTTTTTAAGATACTTCCCTCTGCATAGGAAAGGGAACTAAACGGCAAGGCTTCTTGTGGAAAGAGGAAAATTCAAGTAACTAGCAGATCAAATAAAGCACATTTCTGGTTTGAAGAAGAGTGCACTTTCCCGAGTCGCGTTTTTAATTCACTGAGTCTCTCAGAAAGGACTCGGTGCGAGGGCAGGGGTTTGGCGGCAAGTGGAGAACTAAGGATGGGagcaggtggggaggaaggaaggaaagaggactCAGCCTCGGACAACCATGGCAGACctggaaaggaaacaaaagaaggcCACGGAAAGCAAaagagggggcgggggggggagtcCCCCACGGAGAAGGGACCCTAGAGGAGAGGTGGGCGTGGGGGTAAGATGCAGCAAGTGGGGCCACAAACGAACCCAATCTTCTGACTCACTGAGTGAACTTTGAGCAAGTGACTACATTTCTCTGTAAACCAGCGATCGTAATTCTTTCCACCCACCTCCTCAGCTTTGTGCAGACAACTGAGGCATGGTTGTGAACATGCTCAAGAAATATAAGGTTCTTTCGTGCATCATAACTCAGAAATGACCATTTTTTAATTGACCtctggtctctctgtctctcaggaACAGCCATGGGCCAAAATGAAGGCAGTCCCTCTGGTGAGTAAGTGACCTCCTGTGCGTGGCATTTCTACCCTACTCTGTGcctaaagtgaaagggaaagtcactcaatcgtgtccaactctttgtgaccccatggatttcatggtccatagaattctccaggccagaatactggagtgggtagcctttcccttctccacgggatcttcccaacccggggatcgaacccaggtatcccacattgcaggtgaattctttaccaactgagctctcaagGAAGCCCTATTTTGTGCCTAGTTTGTATAAAAATCATGCTATCCTCTAGAATCACAATATGAGCCAGCAACTGTTTCTTCATCAGAGGGAATaactttgcactgttcatttcaATTTCCCTGGTCCAATCATTTCACTGGTGATCGTGACCACATCTCTGCCCAGACAAGGTCAGAGGACCCATCTCTGGCCCTGGAACAGGCAGGTTACTTACCCACCTGGAGATGGAACCACCATCTTGGCTACACATTTCTGATCTTCAGAAAATTTGCCTTTTAGGGGGCCAGAACCGAGTGATATAGACAAACTGAATGACAAGATACATTTCTAATTCTATCTCATCCCCCAGTTTTCTTGGATCCAATATGACAATGCCCTGCAGACCTAGAGAAAGCTAGATGCTTTAAAATCATTATCTTGTTTGATCATAGACTCAGCTTCTACTttataaatacaatatatttaTTATGAGAGTATCTTCTCCCAGATATTTccttatcattaaaaatattccattggcATGACAGTATGGTAATAACAAAATAAGtttgctcttttttcctttttttttaattgaaatatagttgatttacaatgctgtgttagtttcaggcatgcaacaaagtgatttaggtatacacacaaacacaaatatattCTCTTTAGACACTGTtacattacaggttattacaaaatatttagtacagctccctgtgctctacagtagtccttgtttgttattttatatatagtaatgtgtacattttaatcccaaactcataatttatccctcccctgcccctttccctttTAGTAGCCAGAAGTTGGTGCTCCTTGTCTGTGAGTCCACGTCTGGTTTCTGTGATTTATTTATGCTGCATCGGGTTCATTGCGGCACTTGGGACTCTTTGATGTATTGTGCGGGTTCACTAGGTGCAGCACACAGCCTTTTCTtgcagcgcatgggcttagttgccctgcagcatgtgggatcttagttccccaaccagggattgaacctgcgtcctctacattgggccatcagggaagcctctataGCTGTTTTTTGTAAGTGAGTTCATCTGTatacttttttttggggggggagacTCCACATAGAAGCGATATCatgtgttatttgtctttttcttctaagTAAACTTGCTCTTAGCAGGACCTCATACAAAGAGTCACCCAGCTCACTGTGCCAGAGGATCAGAGCTGAGAATCATTCTGGTGGGCAAAACGGGAACTGGCAAAAGTGCGACAGGGAACAGCATCCTCCAGAAGCCAGCATTTGAGTCCAGGCTGAGTGCCCGGTCCTTGACGCAGACTTGCAGTGAGAGTCGGGGCAGCTGGGGAGACAGAGAGGTAGTGGTTATTGACACACCAGATATGTTTTGCGGCAAGGACCTCTCTGACTCCCTGTACCAAGAGGTGCAGAGGTGCTACCTGCTTTCTGCCCCAGGCCCCCACGTGCTGCTCCTGGTGACACAACTGGGCCGATTCACCACGGAGGACCAGCAGGCTGTTCAGGGGGTGAAGGAGATCTTCGGAGAGGGTGCCATGAAGCACACAGTTATTGTCTTCACCCGCAAGGAAGACCTCGAGGGAGGCTCCCTGAGGGATTATATCCAAGGCTCAGACAACAGAGCCCTAAGCGAGCTGGTGGCAGCGTGTGGGGGGCGAGTGTGTGCCTTTGACAACCGTGCTACAGGGAGCATCCGGGATGACCAAGTGAAGGAGCTCATGGACTTGACTCAGAGCCTGGGGACAGTGGAAAGAGGTGACCACTACACTAACAGGCTGTACAGCCTTCTAACACAGTCAGACTGTGGGCCTGTACAGTCAGAGGAAAGACTGCAAGATGTCAAAAGGAGCTTGGTAAAATACATGGAAATTCAGAGACGTGGTACGATCATGGCCAAAGCAAACTGCCTGAGAAAAGCCCTAATCCAAGCTGTGCTGTGTATGGTATGGTGTGCTCAGGTGTCTGCCGCATTGCTCATTCGGTTATTTTGTGTATTGCACAGGACGTGTGATTTCTTTTGCCGCTTACCCTTTAGTATGCGCAGTTTATTCTGTAGTTTACTGTTAGTCATACCCAAAAAATTAGTGATGATTTTTAGAAACACCGGTAGACTGGAATGCAAGACTCCTGTGTCATAGTTGCCAATCAGTGCCTCTTCATTCGCTGTCATATCCTGGGTAAGTTACAGTTGCCCGCCCCAGATAGTCAGTGTCTGATACCGCAAAATGTTTGAGATTCTGTGAACTGTTTAGATCTCAACCTCATCCTATTTGTTAATGaatcaaatgattttaaaatttcctgtttgttttgaaatataataCCAAAACCTTCTGAAAGTTATAAACATAAAATTCCTCTCATTTGCAAGTCTCTATCTAAAGTCAGTTTTATGCTCCTGaaaactccatttcttctttataCTATCACTACTGCTtctgaatataacaaaaatggcAATAAAATTTCTACAAGGTATAGTAAATTAACAAGTGAGCTGTAAAGTTCCTGAGATCACATGACTTTAACTCCATGCTATGGTTTTATCCTCTGAAGATGGTAAATGGACATATGGCTTATTTCTCTGACACAACCAGCTCACGCTCAAcaatcacacacagacacacacatgaacaGTCTGTTTTATGTGCATCAAAAGAAGCTCAACTAGACTTTATCCCTTGTGTCCAATCCCAGTCAGCATTGAAACATACTAGAGGCTTATGTTTCAGACAAGAGTGGACCTTTTGCATTGTACAGTATTTTACATTTAACATCTTCTTGTTAAATGCAACTaggatttattaaaataaacacagtCTTTATGACTGATGAGCTCACTAGATAATTAGGAAAACTCCAAGGA is part of the Ovis aries strain OAR_USU_Benz2616 breed Rambouillet chromosome 4, ARS-UI_Ramb_v3.0, whole genome shotgun sequence genome and encodes:
- the GIMAP2 gene encoding GTPase IMAP family member 2 isoform X3; the protein is MGQNEGSPSGPHTKSHPAHCARGSELRIILVGKTGTGKSATGNSILQKPAFESRLSARSLTQTCSESRGSWGDREVVVIDTPDMFCGKDLSDSLYQEVQRCYLLSAPGPHVLLLVTQLGRFTTEDQQAVQGVKEIFGEGAMKHTVIVFTRKEDLEGGSLRDYIQGSDNRALSELVAACGGRVCAFDNRATGSIRDDQVKELMDLTQSLGTVERGDHYTNRLYSLLTQSDCGPVQSEERLQDVKRSLVKYMEIQRRGTIMAKANCLRKALIQAVLCMVWCAQVSAALLIRLFCVLHRTCDFFCRLPFSMRSLFCSLLLVIPKKLVMIFRNTGRLECKTPVS
- the GIMAP2 gene encoding GTPase IMAP family member 2 isoform X1: MGQNEGSPSVNLLLAGPHTKSHPAHCARGSELRIILVGKTGTGKSATGNSILQKPAFESRLSARSLTQTCSESRGSWGDREVVVIDTPDMFCGKDLSDSLYQEVQRCYLLSAPGPHVLLLVTQLGRFTTEDQQAVQGVKEIFGEGAMKHTVIVFTRKEDLEGGSLRDYIQGSDNRALSELVAACGGRVCAFDNRATGSIRDDQVKELMDLTQSLGTVERGDHYTNRLYSLLTQSDCGPVQSEERLQDVKRSLVKYMEIQRRGTIMAKANCLRKALIQAVLCMVWCAQVSAALLIRLFCVLHRTCDFFCRLPFSMRSLFCSLLLVIPKKLVMIFRNTGRLECKTPVS
- the GIMAP2 gene encoding GTPase IMAP family member 2 isoform X2 translates to MGQNEGSPSAGPHTKSHPAHCARGSELRIILVGKTGTGKSATGNSILQKPAFESRLSARSLTQTCSESRGSWGDREVVVIDTPDMFCGKDLSDSLYQEVQRCYLLSAPGPHVLLLVTQLGRFTTEDQQAVQGVKEIFGEGAMKHTVIVFTRKEDLEGGSLRDYIQGSDNRALSELVAACGGRVCAFDNRATGSIRDDQVKELMDLTQSLGTVERGDHYTNRLYSLLTQSDCGPVQSEERLQDVKRSLVKYMEIQRRGTIMAKANCLRKALIQAVLCMVWCAQVSAALLIRLFCVLHRTCDFFCRLPFSMRSLFCSLLLVIPKKLVMIFRNTGRLECKTPVS